The nucleotide window CATTAATTTCATCTATGCCTATGTTGAACTCGCTATATCTTGCAGCGTTGTTCAACTTTTCCATCTCATAACTGAAAATGAGCCGTTGATCATCGATCAGTGCTATGGAGCCGTCATGGCTTAGTTTGATACTGCAGATTTTCATATGATTTATTTTGAAGTACGTCAGTGTAAAATGAAAGGAGCTGGTTGTATGTCCGGGAAGGTGAAAAGATGGAATGAAACCTTTGCTGGGCAAGTGTTGTCAGGCTTCGGCGAAATAGCGGATTGATGAGGGTTTGTTCCATCATTTTGGATAAGGAATGAGTATCGGCAATTGGAATCAGGCCAGGGTAATCGGCTCCCAGTATCCATTTTAATCCATGGGTCATAGTGCTGATCAGCGGTTTGCCGCGGTAGGCCTGTTCCAGCATGGCGATCCCACATCCTTCAAACAGTGAAGAAGAAATAAAAATTTCGGCGCTGTCGCTGATGGATAAAGAATCTTCGAGCGGATGAAAAGCACCGTGAAAATGAACACGGTCGGCAATACCCAGCATCCTGGATTGCTGTAGTAGCCTTTCATGATCATCCCCTTCTCCCCAAATACAGATGGTGGCGGTGGTATATCGTTTCGACAGAAGGCTGAAGGCTCCCAGCAGGTATTCCAGCCCTTTTTCCGCCGATAATCTGCTGATACAACCGAATGTAGACTGGGGATAACTCCGGTCTGTGCGTTTGTACAGATCATTCATCAGGGTATTTGAAACGAGCTGGATGGGCTTGTTGAAATGGTACTCATTTCTGACGATGATTTCGGTGTACGGATTCATCACAATCAGTCCATCCAGGAATTGCATATGCTCCTGCATGTTTTCCGGTAGCCACCAGCAATGATTGCTAAGGTCTGTAGGCTCGAGCCCGCAAATGGGAAACCCGTATTGCTTATACCGGAGAATGTCAAAGCAAAATGATTCCAGGGGCATCACCTGCATCAATGAGATAGTAAAGCGGGTCGCAATAGTATCGATCGTATGGATGTAGTCGTTGATGTCATTGGAATGGATCTCTGCAAAACTTATCTGTCCAGAGCCGGAAGCCTTATCCATGACGGATTTCCAGACAGGATGGATGGCACGGGTTACAATATGCACATGGATGCCTGCAGACTTCAGCAAACGACAAAAGGCTGATACCATATACTCGCTTCCGCCAAGTTTACTCAGATCAGGGGTAAGCCAAATGATTTTCATAGATGTTTCCATTCGTGATAGGGGTTTCAGAATCCTGTGGTCCGGGGCTAGTTTTGGGGTTTCAGTTTGTTTGATATGGAACAAATCTGCTACAAAAAAGTTCGAAATTCCGATAGGCTCCGGATCAGGCAGGTTTTTGAAACCCTGGAAGGAACTTATTTTGTTTTTTATGCCCCAAAGATTTTAATGCTGGTAATTACTATATTTGCCCCGTTTTCGTTCTTTTCTTTCCCCAACAAAAAGAGGTTCTGCTTAAGTGCAGATTAATAGGGAATCGTGTGAAAATCACGAACTGTCCCGCAACTGTAAGTAACGTTCAGGTTACTGCCAGGAAATGTCCACTGGTCTTTGATGACTGGGAAGGACGGCAGTAATGTTACAAGTCAGGAGACCTGCCTTTTTTATGCTGGCAATGCTTTCGTGGGCTGAAGCAACGTCAAGTTTGGAGTTTTGTACCTGAAGTGTATTCATTTCGGGGCAGTGTATGCAATGGGCATACCTCCGGTCTTTTTCTGTATAGCAGTATCCGATGGCATGGTAAAGTTTTGAAGAACAATTTTCTGTCTTCATCATCATTATCAATGCAAAACGCTACAATCAACCACTCCCGGACGAGGAGCCATTTTTTTAACTGTCCCCCTTCTTATTTACGGATTTTGTTCATGTGTACCATTATCGGTGTTTTACAGATGGTTGTTACAGATGATCAACTTTATGCACAATCGCAAACGACTGCTGCCCATTCCGGCAGCCTGCGCGGACAAATTACTTCAGAAACCGGCGAACCCCTCGCCGGTATTACGGTACGGCTGAACGAAACCGGCTATGGTGCCGTAACAGATGCGGATGGCCGGTTTCAGCTTTCAACCATACCTGCAGGCAACTACATCCTTGCTGTCAGCGGCGTTGGCTACCATGTGGCCGAGCAACGGGTGGCAATAAGCAACAGGAAAACAACGGAGTTGTCGTTGCAACTCAGTAGCCGCACCGGACAGCTCTCCGAAATCACTATCACTTCAGCACAAAAGTCTGCTGTCATTAGTGTGAATAAAATTGCAGTACCTATCAGGGACCTGCCACTCACAACGACCACCATCTCTGCCCGTACGCTGGAACAAAGAGGCACAGATGATCTGGGAGAAGCTATGAAAAACACCGCCGGTGTGCGTGCCAATAATACCTATGGCGGTTTTCAGCATTTTACCATTCGGGGTTTTAACAATTTTGTATTGCTGGTAGATGGTGTCAGAGACGAGCGTCACAATATTTCCACCAGCGCCCCCAGTACCAATCTGGCTAACATCGAACGCATAGAAGTATTGAAAGGGCCTGCCTCTGTTTTATATGGACATTCAGCATTGGGCGGCATTATTAACCTGGTCCGTAAACGTCCTACCAGCGAACAGAAGGCGGACTTCTCAGCTTCCTATGGTAGTTTTAATACCCGCCGGATGCGGGTGGGCGCCGGTGGTGCGCTGAGTAAAAAACTCCTGTACCGGGTAGATGCAGGACTGTCTGCCACCGATGGTTACCGCCAGTCAGGCATGAATACCAACAACGCCTATCTGGCACTGGATTACACACCCACAGCCCATGATAACTTTTACCTGACCCTTGGCGCCAACCACGATAAATATGCTACGGATGCCGGTATCCCAATGCTGGAAGGTGGGAAATTAACACCTGGCATGAACATGGATACCCGTTACAACGATCCGGCAGATTTCCTGAAAAACACGCAGTATAATGTTCAGCTGCGTTATACGCATCAGTTCAGCCATTCACTCCTGTTGTCCAATCAGCTCTCTTATTCAGATGATAACATCAACTATTTTTCAACAGAAGAACTGACATTCAATAAAACGCTGGATTCTCTCAAACGCACTTCCCCACTCTATTTCAATCATCTGACCAAACCGCTGCAAAACCAGCTGGAACTGACTTACAATACACAAACTGGAAAAATTGAACAGAAAGTGCTGGTGGGGTATTCATTCAGTTACCTCGACAGAAAAACCTATAGCGCCAATATTTTCGGTGCAGGGCTGCATACACAGGTGGCTGTACAAAACCCTGTATTGAACCAGGGTAACGTTGACTACTATACGACGCAGTACAAGGCTACAGAAGAAACCGTACATGGTTTTTACCTGCAGGACTGGCTTAAGTTCTCCAATAAGCTGAAAGGTCTGATTGGTTTGCGTTATGATATCTTCAAAGGGACTTATTATACCAATAAAGTAGACGCCAATCGTGATATTACTGACAGAGGCGCTAAAACAGATATTCCCGCCTCAGCTCTGACCTACCGCGCCGGTCTGGTATATCAACCTACGAAGGCCTGGTCTGTTTATGGCTCATATTCCACTTACTTCAAACCTTCCCGGAGAGTGGCACCCAATGGAGAGACCTTTGATCCGGAAGATGGTTATCAGGGAGAAGCGGGCACAAGGCTGGAGTTTGGCCATAGCTGGGCGGTAAACGGCTCTGTGTACTACATGCGGAAGAATAATCAGGTGGAAAGTTTACCCGGTGGTGTATACAAACGGATTGGCTCAGCAGATTCCAGAGGGTACGAACTGGAGTTGCAGGGAAGCCCGCTGGCAGGCCTGGATGTTAACGCAGGATATACCTTTACCAATGCGGCGTATCGTCCTTTTGCGGGAAAAGAGATCAATACAGTGGCCGGAAAAACCGTGGCATTGGCTCCCAAACATATGGCTAATCTATGGGCCAACTATCAGTTGCAGCGGTCTGTGTTGCGTGGTTTAAGTATTGGTATGGGATTGAATTATATGGGAGATAGTTATGCGAATAGTGCCAACACCTATATCCTTCCCGCATATACGGTGATAGATGCTGCATTGGGGTATCAGATCGGAAAGATTGGTCTGCGGTTGAATGTCAACAATCTGGCAAATGAACGCTATTTCGCCAATGTGATCATCACCAATCAGTTCTATCCGGGTGCTACCCGCAACTATCTGCTGACCCTGAAGTATTCCTTGTAGGATCTGAACAGATTTACACCTTACAACTATGTTCAGAAAAAAAATGCTAAAAGCAATACTATTGCTGCATCGTTATCTGGGGTTTGTACTGAGCCTGATGTTTGTGGTCTGGTTTTTATCCGGCTTTGTGATGATGTACGCAGGTTATCCAACGATGAAACCGGACCAACGGTTAAAGCAGCTGCCACCGGTTAATATGGAGGCATGTCACCTGACGCCGCAGCAGGTATTGAATGTTGCCGGTATCACTGATTCCATCGTCACCATCCGGATGGGTATGCTACTGGCCCGCCCTGTTTATAGAATCGTTACACAGCAAAAAAGGCATATAGCCATCTTTGCAGACAACGGTGCCGTGATAGATAAAATAGATGTTGCATCGGGCAGTCGGCTGGCACGGGCTTTTGTGCACGATGCCAGCCGGCCCCAGGCGGTAGATACACTATGGCAGATAGACCAGTGGATGGCAGCCTATCGTTACCAGGGATATCTGCCGGAGGTGTATCGGTTTAAGATGAATGATCCGGCTGCTACCTATGTGTATGTATCCTTTCATACCGGTGAAGTAGTGCAGATGGTGAATGCCCGGCAACGGTTCTGGGCCTGGCTGGGGCCTATTCCCCACTGGATCTACCCGACTATACTCATTCGCAACCGGCCGGTATGGAGCCAGGTGGTGATATGGGTTTCACTTATTGGCGCCGTGATGTGTCTGACAGGTATTATCATGGGCATTGTTCGTTATAAACGGAAAAACAAACAGCCGCTGGTCTTCAGCCCATATCAGAAAAAATGGTTCCGTTATCACCATTATACGGGGTTTGTGTTTGGCATCTTTGTATTTACCTGGATTTTAAGTGGCTGGTTCTCGATGAGCCCGGTGGCATTCGGCCCGGGTCCTGGCAAACAGCTGGCTGAACGCGATCTTTTATCCGGAGGCCCGTTAAACGTACCGGCGTTTACGTTATCCCCGCGTCAGGCGGTTTCCATATTCAGTTCATTCTTAATAGTAAAGGAAATACAATTGATTCAGCTGGATGGCAAGCCCTATTACCTTGCTTATCAGGATGCTCAGCATACACGCTTACTGGCAGCAGACCAGGAGAGAAGTATTCCGTTTGAATATTTCCCGGACTCGCTTTTCATCGGTAAGGTCAGGGCTTTTCAGCCGGCACAACAAATAAAAGAGTCTGTTGTATTGAATCACTATGATGATTATTACTATTCCCGCACCTTTGAAAAAAGATTGCCTGTATTAAGAGTAAAGGTTGACAATTCGGAACAGACCTGGTATTATTTCGATCTGAAAACAGGTCAGCTGGCGCTGCGGCATGAAAAGGGGAGCCGGCTGGAACGCTGGCTGTACCATGGTTTGCATAGCCTGGATTTCAGCTTTCTCGTATATAGGAGACCGTTATGGGATATCGTGGTATGGGTGCTGATGCTGGGAGGTACAGCTGTCAGCATCACAGGGTTGGTACTTACCTGGAAATGGCTTAGAAGAAAGGCAGGGAAAATGTATTAGATGAGAAAACGGATTTCAGGGTGTTACAAAGCATTGTAAATTAATTTATTAATAACCCTGTTCTTATTCTGGCATTTGAGCTGTTTTAATCCAGCCATAAAAAATTTAACAAAATAATATTTTTATAAGGTAATATACTTATTAAGATTTATCTTTACGGACCGTTTTCCTATTGTACTGTTGTTTTGCTTATGAAAGTGGCAATGAAGTGCCCCTTGTTATTAGGAGTTTAATGCTAATCAAACCGGTGTTTAAAGTAGATCGACCAATCTCTTTTAAAATGACCTGTCGTTTTTGCGCGAATAATTAACAACCAAAAAAACTGAACTATTTTCTAAATCAACATTGTCTAAATCAACATTTTAATCAAATCTAACTGTCTATGCTGCGTCTCTACTCGTTTATGAGCATGCTTATGCTCATAAGTGTCCTGTCATTCGCACAGGCCAAGCGTATTACCGGTAAGGTTACAGACTCAAAAGATGGCAATGCTTTGCCTGGAGTTACTGTGAAAATTAAAGGTACTAATGCCGGTACAATTACTCAAGCTAATGGAAACTATGAATTATCTGTTCCTGAGAATGCTACCAGCCTCATTTTTTCTTTTATAGGTTATGCCGATAAGGAAGTGGAAATCGGCGGTAAACAAACGATCAATGTTGCAATGGGAGGTGGAAGTAAAGACATCTCTGAAGTAGTGGTGGTGGGATATGGTAGCCAGAACAGGAGAGAGATCACAGGTTCTGTAACCAAAATAGCATCCAAAGAAATTGCCAACCAGCCGGTGGCCAGCTTTGAATCCTCCATACAAGGTAAAGCACCTGGTGTGGTAATCGAATCTGGTAGTGGTAAAGTGGGCCAGGGTATGAAGATCCGTATCAGGGGTACTTCTTCTATATCAGCCAGCAGCCAGCCATTATATGTGATCGATGGTATGCCAGTGATATCAGAAAGTATGTCTGACAGCGGTAATGATCCTACCAACCCATTGGTAGATATCAATCCCAATGATATTGAATCAGTGGAAGTGCTGAAAGATGCTTCTGCTGCTGCTATCTACGGTGCACGTGCTGCCAACGGTGTAGTGCTGATCACTACCAAAAAAGGCAAGGCCGGTGAAAAGACCAACATCGAACTGAATGTAAACACAAGTTTCGCTAAACCAACCATGAGACGTAAATTCCTGGATGCACAGCAATATGCAACGCTGGTCCAGGAATCCGCAGTAATGGACGGTAAATATGATTTTGCCCACAAAATAAATAACTTCCCTACTGAACAGGCCGCTATCGATTATTACCAGAAACGGGTGGATAAGAGAATGACTGCACTGGCAGGTAAAGACTGGCGTACGAGTAGCGTCAACACTGACTGGCAGGATGAAGAGTTCCGCAAGACAGCACATACCAACCAGATTGACCTTTCTGCTTCCGGTGGTAATGAAAAAACAAAATACTATGCTTCAGGATCCTATTCAGACCAGGAAGCAATCGTGATCGTAAACAGGTTCAAAAGATATGGTGCCCGCTTAAACCTCGAGCATACAGCTAATTCAAGACTGTCTTTCGGCGTTAATATGGGTGTTACCCGTTCAGAGCTGAACCGTATTTCCAATGACAACGCCTTCTCCACACCAGGCCAGATGGTAGCACAGCTGCCAATGTCACGCCCATATGATTCATTGGGTGAGCCTAATCCCAATACATTGTATTATAATGGTCTGGTAGATAAGAAATATGCGTATAACAGGCAGGTTTCTTTCCGTACCATAGGTAATGCTTTCCTGAATTATCATATCCTTCCTTCTTTAGCTTTCAGATCTGAGTTGGGAACGGATATTTATAATCTTAACGAAGATTTCTTCCAGGGCAAACAAACACAGGATGGTAAAGGTATCGGAAGGGGAGGCGACAATATCACGCAAAACGTGAACCTCAATACCAATAACTACTTCACCTTTACGCCTCATATCGATGATAAAAACAATATCTCTGCTGTAGTGGGTATGAGCTACCTGCAAAATGACCTGAGAGGCAACGCTGTGAGTGGTGAGAATTACCCCAGTGATGCGGTGAAAAACCTGGGTGGTGCAGGAACGATTACCGGTGGTTCTTCCAATGAACAACGATATACCTTCCTGTCTTACTTCATGAGAGCGAACTATAACTATAAGGGCA belongs to Chitinophaga sp. HK235 and includes:
- a CDS encoding glycosyltransferase family 4 protein, which encodes MKIIWLTPDLSKLGGSEYMVSAFCRLLKSAGIHVHIVTRAIHPVWKSVMDKASGSGQISFAEIHSNDINDYIHTIDTIATRFTISLMQVMPLESFCFDILRYKQYGFPICGLEPTDLSNHCWWLPENMQEHMQFLDGLIVMNPYTEIIVRNEYHFNKPIQLVSNTLMNDLYKRTDRSYPQSTFGCISRLSAEKGLEYLLGAFSLLSKRYTTATICIWGEGDDHERLLQQSRMLGIADRVHFHGAFHPLEDSLSISDSAEIFISSSLFEGCGIAMLEQAYRGKPLISTMTHGLKWILGADYPGLIPIADTHSLSKMMEQTLINPLFRRSLTTLAQQRFHSIFSPSRTYNQLLSFYTDVLQNKSYENLQYQTKP
- a CDS encoding TonB-dependent receptor, with translation MCTIIGVLQMVVTDDQLYAQSQTTAAHSGSLRGQITSETGEPLAGITVRLNETGYGAVTDADGRFQLSTIPAGNYILAVSGVGYHVAEQRVAISNRKTTELSLQLSSRTGQLSEITITSAQKSAVISVNKIAVPIRDLPLTTTTISARTLEQRGTDDLGEAMKNTAGVRANNTYGGFQHFTIRGFNNFVLLVDGVRDERHNISTSAPSTNLANIERIEVLKGPASVLYGHSALGGIINLVRKRPTSEQKADFSASYGSFNTRRMRVGAGGALSKKLLYRVDAGLSATDGYRQSGMNTNNAYLALDYTPTAHDNFYLTLGANHDKYATDAGIPMLEGGKLTPGMNMDTRYNDPADFLKNTQYNVQLRYTHQFSHSLLLSNQLSYSDDNINYFSTEELTFNKTLDSLKRTSPLYFNHLTKPLQNQLELTYNTQTGKIEQKVLVGYSFSYLDRKTYSANIFGAGLHTQVAVQNPVLNQGNVDYYTTQYKATEETVHGFYLQDWLKFSNKLKGLIGLRYDIFKGTYYTNKVDANRDITDRGAKTDIPASALTYRAGLVYQPTKAWSVYGSYSTYFKPSRRVAPNGETFDPEDGYQGEAGTRLEFGHSWAVNGSVYYMRKNNQVESLPGGVYKRIGSADSRGYELELQGSPLAGLDVNAGYTFTNAAYRPFAGKEINTVAGKTVALAPKHMANLWANYQLQRSVLRGLSIGMGLNYMGDSYANSANTYILPAYTVIDAALGYQIGKIGLRLNVNNLANERYFANVIITNQFYPGATRNYLLTLKYSL
- a CDS encoding PepSY domain-containing protein translates to MFRKKMLKAILLLHRYLGFVLSLMFVVWFLSGFVMMYAGYPTMKPDQRLKQLPPVNMEACHLTPQQVLNVAGITDSIVTIRMGMLLARPVYRIVTQQKRHIAIFADNGAVIDKIDVASGSRLARAFVHDASRPQAVDTLWQIDQWMAAYRYQGYLPEVYRFKMNDPAATYVYVSFHTGEVVQMVNARQRFWAWLGPIPHWIYPTILIRNRPVWSQVVIWVSLIGAVMCLTGIIMGIVRYKRKNKQPLVFSPYQKKWFRYHHYTGFVFGIFVFTWILSGWFSMSPVAFGPGPGKQLAERDLLSGGPLNVPAFTLSPRQAVSIFSSFLIVKEIQLIQLDGKPYYLAYQDAQHTRLLAADQERSIPFEYFPDSLFIGKVRAFQPAQQIKESVVLNHYDDYYYSRTFEKRLPVLRVKVDNSEQTWYYFDLKTGQLALRHEKGSRLERWLYHGLHSLDFSFLVYRRPLWDIVVWVLMLGGTAVSITGLVLTWKWLRRKAGKMY
- a CDS encoding TonB-dependent receptor, whose product is MLRLYSFMSMLMLISVLSFAQAKRITGKVTDSKDGNALPGVTVKIKGTNAGTITQANGNYELSVPENATSLIFSFIGYADKEVEIGGKQTINVAMGGGSKDISEVVVVGYGSQNRREITGSVTKIASKEIANQPVASFESSIQGKAPGVVIESGSGKVGQGMKIRIRGTSSISASSQPLYVIDGMPVISESMSDSGNDPTNPLVDINPNDIESVEVLKDASAAAIYGARAANGVVLITTKKGKAGEKTNIELNVNTSFAKPTMRRKFLDAQQYATLVQESAVMDGKYDFAHKINNFPTEQAAIDYYQKRVDKRMTALAGKDWRTSSVNTDWQDEEFRKTAHTNQIDLSASGGNEKTKYYASGSYSDQEAIVIVNRFKRYGARLNLEHTANSRLSFGVNMGVTRSELNRISNDNAFSTPGQMVAQLPMSRPYDSLGEPNPNTLYYNGLVDKKYAYNRQVSFRTIGNAFLNYHILPSLAFRSELGTDIYNLNEDFFQGKQTQDGKGIGRGGDNITQNVNLNTNNYFTFTPHIDDKNNISAVVGMSYLQNDLRGNAVSGENYPSDAVKNLGGAGTITGGSSNEQRYTFLSYFMRANYNYKGKYLASFSIRSDGSSRFGPKNRYGWFPAGSLGWVVSEEDFLKGSKVLNLLKIRASYGKTGNAEIGQNNYYTLLSVTNYPMLPGFSPTQLGDPTLHWESTVQADAGVEFALFDNRLSGEIDYYNKQTSDLLLKTNVPLSSGYATIYRNAGSLENKGVEVLLNSRNIQTRDFTWTTSLNVAYNKNRVKSINGQIIESGVQRAVEGEPIGVFYMQRYAGVDPNNGDALYYTKDGKTTNDYAQADRGVVGKSNPDWTGGFTNTLSYKGIDLSVFFTFVQGNQIYNQAGQYQSVGFGGGYDNQTADQLNRWQKPGDITNIPRLSHFLGNGNQSPSSQWIYDGSYIRLKQVTLGYNLPKSVLSTVKLSSARIFVAGYNLWTKTKYISDPEVNTNTLGNITGGIDFYTVPQPKTITIGLNVKF